TGAGGCCGGCAAGACCAATGCCAGCCATGGCCATGGCGACCTTGCCGGCCAACGCCATCTTGCCCGTTGCCGCCACCAGCAAGGCAACGAACCAGCAAAAGCCGAAGGCCGCGAAGATCGCCGCCATGGTGACGGCCGCCCCCATACCCGATGTAACCAGCGTGACAGCGGCACCAGCCGCGAAGAACGGCGAGGCCAGCATGACACCAATGAACCGGTGCTGGCGCTCGCGGTCGCTCCGCTCCAGCACGGAGGGATGAACCATACGCTCGCATCCGGCAGCCATCGCGCCAGGCAATTCGACGTATCTGGCCTTGATCGAACTCAACTCAACGCACCCGTACTCGTCGTGGACAGCTCTGCTTTGCAGATTGTTCTGGTTGTCTCTGAAAGTCGCATCCAGCGTTTAAGGAATGGATAAGGCAGGGCCGACCAACGTCCGGCCTGCGGCGAATATCGGGATCTCGGCGGCCGAAAGCGAAGGCAAATGCAGCCATAGTAAACGGAGCGTTATCCAACCAGCGCTGGAAATCGGAGCGCGCGGGCCGCCACCATCGAACCGCTTTGTGCAAAAAATCCAGATAAAACAGCCAGATGGATGGTTACCGCGGATTGAATGAAATTGGCCGGATTTGCTATAAATCGACAGCAAAACGGTTCGTTTCGAATCTGCCTAAAATTTGAGGAAAATTATCGCGGTCCCCGCAAGCCGTCCTTCGGGCCTGTGTGCCAACATCCTGCCTACAAAAGAGGTCATGCCATATGGATGCATGATCCGGTCATGACGAGAGGCAAGACATGTTCTTTCTGATGAGAATGGCTTTCTGGTTTTCGCTAGTGCTTCTGGCGCTGCCGCTGAGTGTCGGCCCAGATGAGGCCGGCCACGAGAGCGTCAGCCCGCTCCAGGCCCTGTTTGCAGCGCGCGATGCGGTTGGCGACATCGCCGGCATTTGCGAGCGCAAGCCGGATGTTTGCGAAACTGGCAAGTCGGCGATGCACACCATCACCGCTCGGGCCAAGGAAACGGCCAAGATCGCGGCGGCGATGCTGGACGACAAGACATCCGGCGACAAGCCAGCGGCCGGGCTGGACACGTCGACCACGACCGGCAGCGTGAGCGAAGACATCGTCTTGCCTGCGACCGTAAACCTGCCCGTGAGAAACTGAGACGGATTTCATCGAAGCGTAGCGCGCCTGACCGGGGCGCGAAACATGCACTAACGATATCCCTCGACACATCACCGTTTCCGAAAGCCGGTTCCGATTTCAGGGATCGTTTGCCGACGGCACACCGCAGGCTCTCGACCTCTCAAGCCTGCGGTGTTCTTCTTTTTCCGTGACGCGGCGGCGGCGCGTGATTATATCCGGCATCATGACCACCACGATCCAGACGATCCGCGACGACTTTTCGCTCCTTGACGAATGGGAAGACCGCTACCGCTATGTGATCGAACTGGGCGAAGCGCTGCCGCCATTCCCGGACGGGCAACGCAACACCGCCAACAAAGTGGCGGGTTGCGTCAGCCAGGTCTGGCTGACCACCCAACACGGGTCCGGTGCCAACCCCGTCATTACCTTCACGGGAGATTCCGACGCCCATATCGTGCGTGGCCTTGTCGCGATCGTGCTTGCGCTGTTTTCCGGACAGACGGCCAGCAAGATCCTGGAAACGGACGCAGAGGCGACGCTGAAGACACTCGGCCTCGACGAACACCTCTCGCCGCAGCGCGCCAATGGCCTGCGCTCGATGGTCAAACGCATCAAGCGCGACGCCGAGGCGGCGCTGAAACAGACCGCCTGATCGATCATCGCAGCCAGTCGATTTTCCTGCACAAAATCAAACGGCGCCCGAAGGCGCCGTTGAATGTCGATTTAATGGTGGGCAGGCAGCGATTACCGCGCCTTGCGCTTGCGGCCGAGGCCCATCTTCTTGGCAAGCTGGGACCGGGCAGCGGCGTAGTTGGGTGCAACCATCGGATAGCTCGGGTCCAGGTTCCACTTTTCACGATACTGATCGGGAGTCAGATCATAGTGGGTCATCAAGTGGCGCTTGAGCGACTTGAACTTCTTGCCGTCTTCGAGGCAGACGATGTAGTCGTCATGAACCGAGCGCTTCGGGTTCACAGCCGGCTTTTGCTTATCGGCGGGAGGCTGTTCGCTCACTCCGCCCACGCGCCCGAGCGCTGCATGGACGTCGGCGATCAGGTTGGGCAACTCGCCGACCGGGACCGGGTTGTTGCTGACATAGGCAGCCACCACATCGGCGGTCAACTCGATCAGTGCATCGCTGTTTCTGGAAGGTGTCTCGACAATGTCCATGGTTTCTTCAGGCCCCAACAAGAGTTGTTTCTATCTGCGCCCTATTTTTACGAAGCGGGCATTGCGCGAATTTCGTGCGGGAAAGAGCCTCCGCGATTCGCTTCACGACACCTTCCATGAGCCAACAGGCCAAGTAAGTCAATTCATTTCTTGCGCTATATTCAACGATACTGATCAAATATTCGTGGATCAGCTTCAATCTAGCGCGTCCTGTACCATATGGCAGCTTTTCTCTGGTCGAACCAGTGACAGCTAACGCTGGGTCAGATGGCATTTACATCCGCCGCAAATCGCGGAAGGACTTCAATGCTTGATCTTGCTTGGCCACCATACAGCTCATCTGGCCACAGTCGGCTTTCGCTGAGACCATGGATCGCGGCATGCATTGCTGGCGGCGGAGTGCAATCATCACGTTCGTCAAAGAAAGCTGGATCGTGTCAGAAGAATGTCTTGCTGATATCGGGCGTGTCGCCGACGACAGATTGGCCACTTGCCAAGCCACGAATGGAGCCGCATGAGACTGAGTTACTGAAGGCTGGAGCCGCTGAAACAACGGCTGCCGCCATCCCGGATATTTCCAAAGCGAGACGCAATGACCAAAACGACAGCATTTCCGTTCGTCAGCCCGCCGAAGCCTGAGAAGCGGCCGGTTTCCGACACGCATCACGGCACAACGCGAATCGATGACTTTGCCTGGCTGCGGGCCGACAATTGGCAGGAGATGTTCAGGGATCCATCATTGCTCGATGCTGGGATCCGCTCCGAGCT
The nucleotide sequence above comes from Mesorhizobium shangrilense. Encoded proteins:
- a CDS encoding MucR family transcriptional regulator yields the protein MDIVETPSRNSDALIELTADVVAAYVSNNPVPVGELPNLIADVHAALGRVGGVSEQPPADKQKPAVNPKRSVHDDYIVCLEDGKKFKSLKRHLMTHYDLTPDQYREKWNLDPSYPMVAPNYAAARSQLAKKMGLGRKRKAR
- a CDS encoding DUF5330 domain-containing protein, with protein sequence MFFLMRMAFWFSLVLLALPLSVGPDEAGHESVSPLQALFAARDAVGDIAGICERKPDVCETGKSAMHTITARAKETAKIAAAMLDDKTSGDKPAAGLDTSTTTGSVSEDIVLPATVNLPVRN
- a CDS encoding SufE family protein produces the protein MTTTIQTIRDDFSLLDEWEDRYRYVIELGEALPPFPDGQRNTANKVAGCVSQVWLTTQHGSGANPVITFTGDSDAHIVRGLVAIVLALFSGQTASKILETDAEATLKTLGLDEHLSPQRANGLRSMVKRIKRDAEAALKQTA